From a region of the Aeoliella mucimassa genome:
- a CDS encoding BlaI/MecI/CopY family transcriptional regulator, whose protein sequence is MGKKRAKMPRLPEGEIEILEMLWRESAVTIQQAQTALGQPIGYTTVQTRLNRLVEKGLVAKSKTRPAQYSAAVTPEEVRQRDLDTLVERVSDGRVVPLVAHLINRQGVTADEIAELKSLVAEAERRTKGSKPQGGRP, encoded by the coding sequence ATGGGCAAGAAGCGGGCGAAGATGCCTCGACTGCCGGAAGGTGAAATCGAGATTCTCGAAATGCTATGGCGCGAGTCGGCGGTGACCATTCAGCAAGCACAGACAGCACTTGGGCAGCCGATTGGCTATACCACCGTGCAGACTCGGCTGAATCGGTTGGTAGAAAAAGGGCTGGTTGCGAAATCGAAGACCCGCCCGGCTCAGTACTCGGCCGCGGTGACGCCTGAAGAGGTCCGCCAGCGTGATCTCGACACCCTCGTCGAGCGCGTCAGCGATGGGCGAGTCGTTCCGCTGGTGGCTCATCTGATCAATCGCCAGGGCGTGACGGCCGATGAAATCGCCGAGCTCAAGTCCCTGGTTGCAGAGGCCGAGCGTCGCACCAAAGGTTCGAAACCTCAGGGAGGCAGACCATGA